The Gloeobacter morelensis MG652769 genome contains the following window.
AGTCGGCCTCGGTGACCCGCTGGCTGCGCGATGCGATTGCAGGCTTCAAGGGGATGAACAAGACGATCGTCCTGATGTCGCCGGTGCAGCGTATCCCGGTCGAACTCGAAAAGGACGTGGTGGTGGTCGAGTTTCCACTACCGACCATGGGCGAACTCGACGAAGTGCTCAACACTCACCTCAAAAACGGCAGCTTCACCCGCGCCCGGCGGCTGAGTACCGAGGGGCGCGAGAAACTGCTCAAGGCCGCCCTGGGACTCACCAAAGACGAAGCCGACAAGGTCTACCGCAAAGCCGAAGTCGTCTCCGGAAGACTCACCGAAACCGAAGTCGACATCGTCCTCTCCGAAAAAAAACAAATCATCAAGCGCAACGGCATCCTCGAATACCTCGAATTCGACGACACCATCGATTCGGTCGGCGGACTAGCCGAACTGAAGCGCTGGCTCACCCAGCGCTCCGACGCCTTCACCGAGCGCGCCCGCCAGTACGGCCTACCCCAACCCAAAGGCATGCTCATCCTGGGGGTGCCCGGCTGCGGCAAGTCGCTGATCGCCAAGACCACTGCGAGGCTGTGGGGGTTGCCGCTGCTGCGCCTGGACATCGGCCGGGTCTACGACGGTTCGATGGTGGGCCGCTCGGAGGCGAACCTGCGCAACGCGTTGCGGGTGGCCGAATCGATTTCACCGGTGATTTTGTTTATCGACGAAGTGGACAAGGCGTTTGCCGGTGCGGGGGGCTCCTCGGACTCCGACGGTGGCACCTCGATGCGGATTTTCGGTTCGTTTCTCACCTGGATGCAGGAGAAGACCTCTCCGGTGTTCGTGATGGCGACGGCGAACCGGGTGGAGCGCTTGCCGAGCGAGTTTTTGCGCAAGGGCCGCTTCGATGAAATCTTCTTCGTCGATTTGCCCAACTTCGAAGAACGCAAAGAAATCTTCCGCATCCACCTCGGCAAGCGGCGCGAGGACATCGCCCGCTTCGACATCGATTCGCTTGCGGGGGCCTGCGAGGGCTACTCGGGAGCCGAGATCGAGCAAGGCATGGTGGCTGCGATGTACGACGCCTTCGCCCAGGATCGCGAATTTACCCAGTTCGACATCCTCGCGGCGCTCAAGTCGACGCTGCCCCTGTCTCGGACTGCGACCGAGCAGGTGACGGCGCTCAGGGAGTGGGCCAGGCATCGGGCACGCCCGGCCGCGTCCATGGTCGCTGAATACCAGCGCATGGAGTTCTAAACATGCCCAGAGGTACTGATTCAGGAGGTGGTCGCCCCGCTTGTTGAGCAATCCGATTGCTAATCATCCGGTTCCATTTCAACGCTTACCTTTCATTCCTTCAGGAGGAAACCATGTCTCATTTCAGCACTCTCCGCACCAAGATCACCGACGCTGAGATCCTCAAGTCTTCGCTGCGCGACCTCGGCATCTCCGTCAAGACCGTCGCCGATGTGCGCGGCTACAACGGCCAACGCGTGCGCGCCGACATCGTCGCCACCCTCGATGGCGAATACGACCTGGGCTGGTCGCGCAATTCCGACGGCTCCTTCGATCTGATCGCTGATCTCTGGGGCGTTGCCAAAAAGCACAACCAGACCGAGCTCATCAACTCGATCAACCAGAAGTACGCCGTCAACAAGACCCTGGCCGAAGTCAAGCGCACGGGCCACTCCGTGGTCTCCCAGAGCGTTGGCGCCGACGGTTCCTACAGGCTGACGATTGGCCGCTAACCCTTCTTCAATCGCGTTCCCAAAGCGGGCCAGTGGCCCGCTTTTTTATGGGCTGCAGTCTCGGCGTGGCCGCTGCGATGTTGCTCGCCCCGGTCGTGCAGGCGCTGGGTCAGCCCGGCAAGCGGTAGAAGTCGGGAGGCCTGAGTTCTCCAACGAACTCGAGCTGTCCACCCGGACCGTAACCTTCCTGGGGCTCACATACAATCGGGATCGTCGGTGATGCCGATGGGCGTCTCCGTGGTGTGGTGTGCCCCTTCGGTGCCCGCGGGTAGCGGGCGGGCGTCCGGGCGTTGCTCGGTGGCGAAGATGACGTCGAAGACCTTGCCGCCCATCCCGGTGGCTTCTGCCCCCTCCAGCCTGCTCACCCACCGAAACCAGTTGCCGTGGGCGTCCGCGACTTTGGTGGGCCACATCGTCAAGGAGATGGCGGTCGCCCCGGCGTCGGCATAAGGCCGCAGTTCGTCCGGCTCGGACAAGCCGTTGTGGTTTTTGTCCGTCCACAGCAGCAGCGAGCCGAAAACCGCGTCCCCAGCGGAGATCACCCCGTCACCGTTGCCGCCGTTGTCGGCTTTGTCGAATTCGGCCAAGGCGTGGAAGCCGTTTTTGGGCAGCTTACCTCTGGACGGTTGCAGGGCGTGATTGCCGAACAGTTCGGTGCCGTCGTCTATCTGGCCGTTGTCGTTGCGGTCAAGGGCCAAAAAGGCGTCGTCGGAGCCCGCGGCGGTCCAGCCGGTGCGCGTGAGCTTCCCTTTGCCGGAAAAATCGAAGCGGACACCCGCGGCGGGACCGGTCAAGCGGAACCCGTCCCCGTCGGTGTCCAGCAGCAGCGGCGTGGGGTTGCAACTCTGGTAGAGGAGATAGACAAACAACAATCGGTAGTTGGACCCGGTCAGGGCGTTCAGGTTGTTGAAACTGCCGGTGGCGACGTTGCTGCCGGCGTTGACGCTGACGGCAACCCTGACGTCCGGGGCGGGGGAGAGCTGATCGAGGACCGCTTCTTCGGCCTCGTAGTATTCGTACATGCCCAAGGGCACGTTCGCCGTCGCCTCCTCTTGGAACTGGGTGATGGTGCCAATCGGCATGCCGGTGAGCGTCTGGGCCGTCGGGGTCAGGGGGGGCATGCCTGTGGGGGTGCCCTTGGTGTAAGGAGTGGATTTGAACTGCCAGTGGGTGGCGGTGGGTCCGGAAGTTTTGACCTGGAAGTTGTTGGAAGTCTGGGGGACGGCGGCGGTCTGCGACAGGGCGCAGGCCAGCACCGCGGCGAGGGCGGCGTTTGTGGTGCGGGGCATACAGGTGCTCCTGATAGCGGAAGGGGAACGTAGGCAGTTCGGCAAACGGCTGCGGCGGTGCCGCGCGAGCACCGAGACCGAAATTCGTTGTACCAATACCACAACACTATGTACCACAATTTGAATCCCATGTGGGGGTTTGCGGCACTTTGTAAGAACGCATTTCGTTTCGAGGTGGGCGGGAAACGGCGGCCTTCGGGATTTTGCACCATACCTGAAAAGCCACAGGCCAGAATGAGTAGTAGACGGTTGCCTTGCCTTGGCTTTGCCGCCGCAAACGCGCCGGCCTCGCCCGCCATTTCTTCATTGTTCCGTCGGCAGGCGCGCGGGGCCGGGTCGGCTTGCCCCGAAAGCACGGGCAACCGCAGTGCGACGGTATAGCTACTTGCCGGTCTGTTTGGCGGTCTGGGTAAAGATTTTACGGGCGGGTCGCCCGGCTCATTGTCCGACCGGTTGTTGGTAGAGAAGCACCTGCTTGCCCATCGGCATCAGGCCCTCGCGGGACTTAGGTTTGGCGACGGCGAAGAAGACGTCCCACGCCCAGCGGCCATTGGTCGCCCCGCTTTGGTCGTACACCCGGGCTCTGTAGCGAAAGGCGTTGCCGTGGCGGTCTACCAGCGGCGACTGGGCGTACTCCAGGGCCAAGCGGGCAATTCCCTTATCCTGCAGGGTCAGCAGCTCCGGAGGCTGCGAAACGCCGTCGTGGTCGGCGTCCAGCCACAGGCGCAGGCGGTAGTAGACCGCGTCGGCGGCAGAGATCGCTCCGTCGCCGTTGCCGCCGTGGGCGGGTTTGTCGAACTCGGCGAGGGCCAAAAAGCCGTTGGGCTCGACACTGGCGGGCTGGGCGGTGTGGTTGCCGAAAAGCTCCCTGCCATCGTCGATGGTGCCGTTCTCGTCGCGGTCGAGCACCAAAAAGGCGTCATCCGAGCCGGTCTCGGTCCAGGCGTTTTTGGCGATGCCGCCGCGGCCCTGCAGGTCGAAAAGCACGCCGTTGTCGGCGGAGGTGAGCGCGAAGCCGTCGCCTTTGGTGTCGATGAGGATGGGCGAGATGGAGAAGTTGATGCCGGCGTTGGTGAAATTGTTGACGGTGTCGTAGCCGTAGCCGCAGCCCGGGCCGCTCTCCACCACCGTCTGGTTGAGACTGGAGACGTAGTAGGTGACGTTGAAAGCCGGGAAAAAGTAGGCCGGGTCGGACTTGCCGTCGCCGTCGAAATCGCCCACGGCCGGGAACAGGTAATTGTTTATCGGCGGCCCGCCGTAGGCGACGACACTCGTCTGCAGGTTGGTGCCGCCGTTGGCGGAGGAGCGAAAGACGATATCGAAGTTCGTGTAGAGCCCGTCCGGGGAGAAGGGGCAGCCGCTGTAGGTCGAGGCGTTGACCGCCGCCGGGTCCACCTTGCCGTCACCGTCGTAGTCGCCGGGCAACTCGAAGACCATTGTGCCGCCGGAACTGGTGAAGAAAGGCCCGTAGGTGCGGGTGGCGCCGTCGGAGCTTTGCTTGATCTGGTAGGTGTAGGAGCTGGCACCGAAGGCGGCGCGGTCGGCTCGGCCGTCGCCGTCGTAGTCCGCCGGGATGGGCCGCCCGACGAAACCGGCGGCGGGAAAAGCCCCCAAAGAGGCCCCCCGTCCGGGCATCGACGCGGAGGCGACCGCACCGCTCCAGCCGGTCGAAGCGCCGCGGCCGTAGTGGGCCAGGCCCCCGGAGACGCCCGGGGCGATGACCGAGAGGTTGCCACCGGTGGTGTCGATGAGCAGCGGGTTGCCGGTGACGCTGGTGGCGAAGTCGGCCTGCTTGGTCCAGGCGGTGCCGCCGGGCAGCAGGCGGTACTCGACTAGGCCGCCGGTCTGCTTGATCGCTATTGCCTCCAAGGCGCCGTCGCTGGTTCTTTTGGCGAAGGCCGGGGTGCCGGTGAGGCCCGAGCCGAAGCTGGTTGCGCCCCAGGTGGTGCCGTAGACCCTGCTGAAGGCGGTCAGGCCACCCGAGCTGTTGCCGACCAGTGCCCACATGTTGCCGTTGACCGTTTCAAGCAGCGTCGGATTGCTGAGCACGCCCGAACCGAAGTCGGCGATTTTTTGCCAGCTGCCGTACGGGGGCAGTTGGTAGTGCGCGAGGCCGTCGCCGTTGGGCACCACGACTTGGAGCGAACCGTCGAAGGCGAGCCGGATGAGCGCGGGGGTGCCGAAAACGTTCGAGCCGAAATTGGAGAAAAGTCCCCAGGAGGTGTTGTAAACCTTGCTGTAGGCGCTCAGGCCGCCGGAGCTGTTGGGGGCGACCACCCACATGTTGCCGCCCACGGTCTCGACCAGGGACGGATTGCCAACGATCCCCGAACCGAAGTCGGCGACTTTTTGCCATCCGGAACCGCCAGCCGGCAGCTTGTACTCGGTGAGGCCACCGGAGGTATTGCGGTACACGGCTCTCAAAGAACTGTCGTAGGCCAATCGGATCAAGGCGGGGTTGCCGGTGACACCGGAGCCGAAGTAGGCAGGGGGGCTCCAGGCGGCAGTGGAGGAAGAAGAACGGTACATCCAAGCGAGCGTGCCGGACCCTGTGGGCACAACCGTGTGGAGGTTGCCGCTGCTGGGAACACGAATGATTCTTCCAGAGTTGCGCAGCAACGAACTGTAGATGGAAAACCAGTCATTCGTAGTGCTGCGGAACAATGTACGATCTGAAGTAGCGTCTCCATCAAAATCTCTTACTGCTGGTATATCTGTGCTTGCAGTGCCGAAAGTGCCCAAGTCCACAAGTTGATTCGCTCGACTAAGGTATGCTTGCCAAGACTTAGTCTGACTATCCCGATACGCTGGATCAGGATTTCTGTCATTATCAAGGTAAGTAATGAACGGATAGATTTCACTTGATGACTGTACGCCCGAATAAGTCGGATATGTACATTGCTGACTATCTCCTTCATAAACAATAGGTTTGAAACCAAATCCTGAGGGAGGCCGAAAAATAAAATACTGACTGGAGCGCTTGTTGGACGGGTTGTACTTGAAATCTTCTAGAGGTCTAGCATAGTAATATTGTATATTCATGTTCGAGTTGCTAAGTGCTTGGTTTGAAGTAATATACGTAGAAGCACCAAGAAAGCCAGTCCCAAAATCAGTACTAATAGAAGAAGGTACAAAGGTTATACTGCCGCTATTTTCTTGGTAAAATACTCCTTGAAAAACATATGCACCGGTATTGAGATAAACAAGAGGATTGCCATATGACGTTATAAAAGTTAAATCGTTGCTGGAAGCAGACGTAAATGGAAAACTAGTCAATGGTGTAGCCCCAACTATCAAGCCTTCTTCAAAATTTCTGTATACAAGCGTAATTCTCCATTGAAATGCAGGAACAGTAGCTCGATTTCCTGGGCTTGTTACAGAAAGATTTAAAATGTTATCGGCATAGGCTACACAAGAGTTCAAAATTGAATAGATTGCAGCGTGAAATACTAGCGCGAATATTTTTCGAAGATTCATACAAGCTGACCCCTTTGGGAAGTTGACAACTTTTGAAATATCATAACTCTAGTCTTTCCTCAAGTATTTCTAATTCTTCAAGCTGCAGTTTAAAAAGTTGGGGAAACTTTTCAGCATGGTACGAAAGCTTACTTTTTATTTCCATCGCCATATCATGATAATGATGGTGACGTTTTCTCGATTCTTGAAAAAGAGGATAGTTACCTTTGTCAAGTGCTAGCTTGGCTCGTCTTTGCCATTCCGCTGCACCGTCCAAAGTTTGTGCGAACTGTCTCACCAGGTCGCTCCATTCTTTCAACAGCTTTTCTTGTTCATTCGGTTTCTCCGGCCAACCCTCCATGTGGCAGCCCCATTAGGTATAAAGAGCGGTATAGAACACCCTAATTTTGAGCGTAAAAATATGCACTTCTGTATTAAATAGCTGCATTTCGATTTTATTCGTGCCTACAACACATCCTTTTTCGCAGTTCGCGTATTATAAGGATACTTTATTTTGGGATAATGTATCTCTTCTGCTGCGCTTTTAAGGCCTTCTATTTGTTAATATTTGTGTATAGCTGTCTTCGTAAGGCACTCCCGGTACTCCCCATTTGTACGACAGTGATAGATCGGCTGAAAGCCTCTCGCTGAGCCGTTTCTGGTGGTAGTACTTCGCGACGGTGCGGTGCCGTCGTCGCCAGTCCAGCCACTCCAGTCTTTCTCGCAAAGGGCGTGGTTCTGGCCACAGGAAACTCCCAAGCAATCGCCGGAACTCCCGCACGCTTACAGGTAATAGAACCCGCACCGCTTCTTGAATGTATACAAGCTCCCGCTGCTGCCGGGCAGCATTTTTTTTACATCGATCGCTTGGGCACGCAGGACCGTCATCACCGCGTGGGCCAGCAGCGACAGGGTGACGTGCCGGTACCAACCGTGCCAGGTGCGCACCTCGTACTGATCCAGGTCCGCTTCGCCCTTGGCGTCTTGGAAACCTTGTTCGATGGCCCACCTCCGACCGATCACCCCCACCAGTTGCTCCGGGGTCGTGCCGACCGGTGCGAGGGCGAGGAAGTAGGCCACTTTGTCCGGCTCGCCCAAGTTGCGGCGGCCGATCACCCAGCGCCTCAGGTGCGGCTTTTCCGGGTGTCCCAAAGCAAGGGCGGTCCAGCGGTAGAAACGGGGCCCTTTGGAGCCCTCCCCGCAACTGAGGATCCTCCATGTTTCGGCTCCTTGCTGCGTGACCAGGGTTTCCACCCGATGCGTCTTCTGTCCGATCCAGACGGCATGGTCCTTCTGAACGGCAAGGACGTAGTTCAGGCCCAGTTCCTCGACGCAATGGCGCAAGCGGTGGTCGGTGCCGTAGAGGGCATCGGCCGCCACCCATCGGGCAGGCGCCCCGGCCTGGACGGCCCGTTTGAGCATTCTTCGGGCAAGTTGGATCTTGGTGGCAAATTCTGCTCCCTCCGGCACCCAGGCCTCGCGGCAGCGTTGCGGATTGTCCGTCCAGCTTTTCGGCAAGTAGAGTGCGCGGTCGATAAAGGCGTGCCCCTTCGCAGAGGCATAAGCCAGGAACACGCCCACCTGGCAGTTTTCCGTGCGTCCGGCGGTGCCTGAGTACTGCCGCTGCACGCCGACAGATTTGGTGCCCTTCTTCAAAAAGCCGGTCTCATCGACGATGAGCACGCCATCCGGGTCTCCCAAGTGCTCGACTACATAGCGCCGCAGGTCATTCCTCAGTCCGTCCGCTTCCCAGCAGGCGCGGTTGAGGAAGTGCTGGAAGTTGGAAGGGTCGGTGTCACCGGCGAACTCGGCCAACTGCCAGGAGTTCTTGCGCTCGATGGGGGCCATCAAGGCTTTGAGGTAGAGCAGGCAACGCTCTTTGGCTTCCAGACGGCGGAAACGCCAGCAGATGCGGCCGGCCAGATAGTCGAAGTGTTGTTGCTAGGCGGAGGCGGTATCTACGGCTGCCTGACTCGACGAAGAGTACGATGCGTTCATGGTGGTGAAAGGCTTGCGGCATCAGTATTCTACCCGTCCCTACATCTACCGCTGTCGTACTAAGAGCTGATTCGTAAAGTAAAAAGTGGAGAATGTGCCACGCGAATTTTGCTGGTGATGGAAGGATCATGTCACTCTCCTATTGATGAACTCTTCTAGGTTGGCTAGCATCTTGTCGCGCTCTCCTACGTAGCTGTGTTTCTCGAACATTTCGATTGCCTTACGGAAGTTCTCAATCGCCTCGTCGCGTTCGCCAAGGGCCGCGTGGGCATAGCCGAGAGACACGCGGGAGCAGTAAGGTTTGTCCCCGGACCTCGTGGGCATGGTTGCAAGGACGTCGACGCTTATCCACGGATTCCCATCCAAGAATTGCACCACCTTCCGGAAGGCCCGAGCGGCTTGATCCCAACGGCCGAGCGCCGCGAGAGCGTAGCCGAGATCGAGGTAGCCCTCCTCGGCGCCTGGGAACACCTGTCGGCTCACCTCGAAGTAGCTCACGACCTTTTCGAAGTCCGCCGCGGCTGACGCCCAGTCGCCCACGAGCGCAAAGCACCTCCCCCTCCTCCAGTACAAGCCCCAATGCAAACCGGAGCTGCGGTTTGCGTCGCGGTTTTCGAGTTCCAGGGCACGATCGCTATCTTCGAGCGCTCCGCGCCAATCTCCCAGTTCCTCCCGAATCAGCGACCTTGCCTGGTGCACCCAACAAGCGGTATAAACGGCACCGTTGAAGCAATTAAATGGTCTGAACCCGATGCGCAGGGCTTCTGTGCAGTCGCCGAGGGCACCCCGTTTGTCCCCTAGGTCGTAACGCACAATCGCCCGGTGGAAGAGCACGTCCGCGTTTCCACGTTCACTCCGTATGGCCGTCGTGAAGTCCCGCTCGGCTGCTTCTAGCAATTGGGTGTTCCGATTTTTCCAGCCGACGTGATAGCGGAGGTACCCTAGCCACTCGCGAGCGTTTGTATCTTCCGGGTGCGCTTTGACGTAACGGTTGAAGTAACCGACCTCGTCAAGGGTGTAGCCGAGGTTTCCTATGAACTGCTTAAGGTGCTCAGCCCGGGGAATGGGAGGACAGACAAGCCAGTGCACGCCGAAGGGCATTTGCACCAGGAGCCTGGGTAATAAATGCGAGGTAGACGCAGATGCAATCATCTGCTCCAGAGCCGACGCGAGTATTGCTGTGGCGGCAAAACTGGCAAGAAGAAGGGTGCGCCGAGTAGGCACGAATTCGAACATGTTTTTACTCCAAAAATGTAATTCTAATCTTCTAGTCACGCAAGTATTCTAGGAGACATCTCAATGTGGATGTGCCTGCACGAAGATGGACCCAACACCGGTGCGGCGCCCGTGCAAGCAGTCCCAGTGAGAGCGAACGTGCGACGGAGTGCCACCTCGGTTTTGAAAGCGTTGCCTGGGCAGATCTTTGCCGACAGCCATACCCCTACCAAACAGGAGAGAAGCATGGAGTGGGGTGAGCGCAAAACGTCTGTCCCGTGTTAGTTCTAGCCTTCGGGTGGCGCCCACCGCCGCTTTGCTCTCACTGGGCTGGGACTGCTTCTCAGCGTTTCAACTACCATAAGGATGCTTTCTGGTCTGGGAGCATCAGGATGAACTGATACTCACCTATCTAGGCTCGCCGTATTTTTTGCTAAGGGCCTCGATGATATCAGCCGTTATCGAGGTTCGCCTCCGTTTCGCTTCGGCCACCCAGTGGGAGCGCCGAGAGAGGCGGACCTTGATCGAGAGATTGACATAGGGGTCACTATCTATGGAACTCGCTTCTTCTAGTTTGCTGGCTTCCTGGTTTTCTGGCTTTGCGGCACATCGGCCATAGGGTTCTGGGCCGCCGGGCACTAGGATTGGGAGTAAACGACCGGCCCCACAGCTATGCACCCAGAACGGCACAATCCCACAGCGGCCATGCCGGAGCAGCGACTCACCCTCTACGGAGTGAGCTGGCAGGAGTACGAAATCTTGGGAGCGACCCTGTGCGATCGCCCGGGATTGCGGATGACCTATCTGGAAGGAACACTGGAGATCATGACCACCTCCCGCGAGCACGGGGCGCTGAAGACGACCATTGCGCGCCTTATCGAAGCTTACGCGGAAGAGATGGACATCGATCTCAATGGGTACGGCGCGATGACCTTCAAAAAAGCGGCCAGACAGCGGGGGTTGGAGCCGGACGAATGCTACTGCGTCGGTACCATGCGCGACATTCCGGATATTGCCCTCGAAGTGGTCATCACTAGCGGCGGCATCGACAAGCTGCAGGTCTATGCAGGACTGCAGGTGCCGGAGGTGTGGTTCTGGCAGGACGGTGTTTTTTCGCTGTATCACCTCGAAGGCTCCGAGTATCTGCCGATCGCAAGCAGCCGATTTTTGCCGCAACTGGATCTGCTGAACCTGCACCGATTTGTCGATCCCAACAACCAGACCCAGACAGTCAAAACTTACCGACGAACACTTCGTGCTTGATTGCCCGTCCTGGGCAAACTCGGCGAATCTTGCCGGAGGGTCGCCCACTTCGGTTAAGTTTTTTGCAACTTCGACGCCGGTTTGATTAGACTCATTCAAAATTAGGTTGTGTCTTTAACTGCAGCCTGTCCACCGGACGCATTGCTGTTGTTCACCGGCATTCTGTGTGTCCCGCTTATTTGCGATGACGACCGGCATCTATGGACTGGTTGTACTCGATAACAACCGTCTGATTTCTTGCTGAGAGGGCCATTGACTTCTGGGTCGTTGTTCCTGGAAGTGTCGTCTGTGGATTGCATCTATAAATTGGCAAGTTCCAATTGCCCAAAAGGAGTTGAAATTATGGCCAAAGTAGCACGCGAGATGGTGGAAAAATCCGGTGTCAACGTCGATGAACTCGTCGGAAAGCTAGTACGCGCCGCTTCTGCGGAGTTTACAACCTACTATTACTACACGCTGCTGCGCGCCCACGCGATCGGCTTTGAAGGTGAGGGACTCAAGGAGATCATCGAGGATGCCCGCCTGGAGGACCGCAACCACTTCGAAGCGCTTTTCCCGCGCATCTACGAGTTGGGTGGAGATCTGCCCCGCGACATCCGCGATTTTTCTGATATGGCGGCCTGCGCCGATGCGTATCTACCCGACAACCCGAACGATGCCCGACAGCTTCTGGGGGTCTTAGTCGAAGCGGAGCGGTGCGCTATTCGC
Protein-coding sequences here:
- a CDS encoding AAA family ATPase, with translation MQELEVLIQAHYPLIYLLTPEEERAEQAIAAISQLKPPRKIFLWTVTHGIIEYGRPRTLTQHNTVSPEAAIEWVTRQREPGIFIFKDLHAFIESASVTRWLRDAIAGFKGMNKTIVLMSPVQRIPVELEKDVVVVEFPLPTMGELDEVLNTHLKNGSFTRARRLSTEGREKLLKAALGLTKDEADKVYRKAEVVSGRLTETEVDIVLSEKKQIIKRNGILEYLEFDDTIDSVGGLAELKRWLTQRSDAFTERARQYGLPQPKGMLILGVPGCGKSLIAKTTARLWGLPLLRLDIGRVYDGSMVGRSEANLRNALRVAESISPVILFIDEVDKAFAGAGGSSDSDGGTSMRIFGSFLTWMQEKTSPVFVMATANRVERLPSEFLRKGRFDEIFFVDLPNFEERKEIFRIHLGKRREDIARFDIDSLAGACEGYSGAEIEQGMVAAMYDAFAQDREFTQFDILAALKSTLPLSRTATEQVTALREWARHRARPAASMVAEYQRMEF
- a CDS encoding DUF1257 domain-containing protein is translated as MSHFSTLRTKITDAEILKSSLRDLGISVKTVADVRGYNGQRVRADIVATLDGEYDLGWSRNSDGSFDLIADLWGVAKKHNQTELINSINQKYAVNKTLAEVKRTGHSVVSQSVGADGSYRLTIGR
- a CDS encoding IS701 family transposase, which encodes MAGRICWRFRRLEAKERCLLYLKALMAPIERKNSWQLAEFAGDTDPSNFQHFLNRACWEADGLRNDLRRYVVEHLGDPDGVLIVDETGFLKKGTKSVGVQRQYSGTAGRTENCQVGVFLAYASAKGHAFIDRALYLPKSWTDNPQRCREAWVPEGAEFATKIQLARRMLKRAVQAGAPARWVAADALYGTDHRLRHCVEELGLNYVLAVQKDHAVWIGQKTHRVETLVTQQGAETWRILSCGEGSKGPRFYRWTALALGHPEKPHLRRWVIGRRNLGEPDKVAYFLALAPVGTTPEQLVGVIGRRWAIEQGFQDAKGEADLDQYEVRTWHGWYRHVTLSLLAHAVMTVLRAQAIDVKKMLPGSSGSLYTFKKRCGFYYL
- a CDS encoding tetratricopeptide repeat protein; the encoded protein is MFEFVPTRRTLLLASFAATAILASALEQMIASASTSHLLPRLLVQMPFGVHWLVCPPIPRAEHLKQFIGNLGYTLDEVGYFNRYVKAHPEDTNAREWLGYLRYHVGWKNRNTQLLEAAERDFTTAIRSERGNADVLFHRAIVRYDLGDKRGALGDCTEALRIGFRPFNCFNGAVYTACWVHQARSLIREELGDWRGALEDSDRALELENRDANRSSGLHWGLYWRRGRCFALVGDWASAAADFEKVVSYFEVSRQVFPGAEEGYLDLGYALAALGRWDQAARAFRKVVQFLDGNPWISVDVLATMPTRSGDKPYCSRVSLGYAHAALGERDEAIENFRKAIEMFEKHSYVGERDKMLANLEEFINRRVT
- a CDS encoding Uma2 family endonuclease — encoded protein: MHPERHNPTAAMPEQRLTLYGVSWQEYEILGATLCDRPGLRMTYLEGTLEIMTTSREHGALKTTIARLIEAYAEEMDIDLNGYGAMTFKKAARQRGLEPDECYCVGTMRDIPDIALEVVITSGGIDKLQVYAGLQVPEVWFWQDGVFSLYHLEGSEYLPIASSRFLPQLDLLNLHRFVDPNNQTQTVKTYRRTLRA
- the dps gene encoding DNA protection during starvation protein — translated: MAKVAREMVEKSGVNVDELVGKLVRAASAEFTTYYYYTLLRAHAIGFEGEGLKEIIEDARLEDRNHFEALFPRIYELGGDLPRDIRDFSDMAACADAYLPDNPNDARQLLGVLVEAERCAIRVYTEICDMTFGKDHRTYELALAILNEEIEHEAWFSEFLGEGPSGHFRRGTPGESPYTSRFLVVPNGHN